Below is a genomic region from Leptolyngbya boryana PCC 6306.
ATGATATAGCTCTCGAAGTAACGGAGTTCTTAGTCCGCCAAACAATACCTGTAAAATCACACGCAGAGCGATTTCTTTCAAAGGTTGTCGAAGCGGTAGCACTGTTTGATACTGAGGTTGATCGAATACATACTTTGTTGTTGAGCAGATGTCTCGCCCCCACTGATTCAGTGCTTCACCATGAAATGATGGCACAATCAAACGACGATGACGCTGATGTTCACGCCCTTCAAGGAATACCAAAGCATTTTGTCCCAGAATGAGATCGAAAATTCCGCCGCGTTGATGAGAGGACAAAACTTCCGGAGATGCTGAAAAGATTGATTGCAATCCCGTTGGACTACTTACACAAATTGCAGTAAATTTTGTGTAAGGCAACCGAAACACGTCACCATAGCGATCGTGAGCTTCTCGAAGCAACGATAGAGGATTGAGGATGCCTTGAAGCTGCCAAAACAGGGTAGGCACTTCGGGTCCGATCGGTAAATCAGGCATCAACCATCTCCTTATTCCTGAACAAATAATCTTTCAACAATTATGCTGCGGAATCTTAGTTCTGCCTTCATTCTAAGCCTTGGAATGGGGCTAGTCTCAGCAAATGCTGGAATCAGCCAAGTGACTCCGGACAAAACTCTTCCAACCCCATCTGAAGTGACTCCAGGTTGTACAAACTGTATTATCAATGGGGGAATTCAGCGAGGTGGCAATCTATTTCACAGTTTTCAAGAATTTTCAATTCCAACAGGTGGACAAGTCCTGTTTAATAATGGGCTAGATGTTCAGAATATTTTCTCTCGTGTTACTGGCAGTCAGCCTTCAATCATTGATGGCATTCTGCGAGCAAATGGAATCGCCAATCTGTTTTTGATCAATCCCAATGGGATTCAGTTTGGGGTAAATGCTCAGTTGAATATCGGAGGCTCCTTTCTTGCAACGACAGCAGACGCAGTACAGTTTGACAATCGTACTCAATTCAATGCCAAATCTCCGACACCTCTCTTTTCAAACCGCGCTCCTGTTGGATTAACCTTTACGAACCCTGCTCTAATTCAAGTCGATGGAGTAGGACATCAGCAGCTTGTCACTTCCTTACAAGGTGGCTTCGCGAGTCGTCTTGCCTTTACTGGGCAAGGACAAGCAACATCTGGTCTGAGAGTTCAACCTAATCAAACTCTTGCGCTAATTGGTGGAGATGTCGTGCTAAATGGCGGTCTACTGACTGCACCTGCGGGGCAAGTTGAAATTGGAAGTGTGAAAACTGGAATTGTTGGACTGAGTAACACTGCATCTGGATTCAGGTTTGACTATACTCAAAGCTCTCAACTTGGAAGTATTTCTTTGTTGAAACAATCCGCGATCGACACCACAGGAGATCGATTTAGCAATATTCGACTTCGGGGAAGCACAATCAATCTCAACGATGCTTCGTTGCTCGTCATTGAAAATACCGGAATCGGGACTGTTGGCGACATTGAGCTACAAGCTGACCAGCAAATCAATGTCATTGGACTAACTTCCTTCAATCGTCAAGATCAGCTGCCTCTCGTCCAGAAGATTTCGAGATCGATTACCAGCCTCACAACCTCTGGCACTGGCGCAAATATTTTACTGAGCAGTCCTAATATCCGCTTAACTGACTCTGCTTATATTTCTGCGCTTACATTAGGAAATGGCAATGCTGGTAATATCCAAGTTCAAGCGAATCGCCTTGATATTCAGGGAATTGCGGAGACCGAAGCGGCAGCGATCGCAAGTAGCATGACAACTTCAACTTACGGAATTGGACGGGGCGGAAGCATTGATATCAATGCGAATCAGGTTGAAGTCTCCAGAAGTGGATTGATTTACACAACGACCTATAACCTGGGTCAAGCAGGTAATATTTCTATCAACTCCCAAAGCTTATCGCTAGATGGTGGCGACCTACGGATTGCTGTTGTCGCGAATACGTTTCCATCGGCTGCATTAACATTTCTCCCCACAAGTTTAGGCTCGAATTCAGTGAGTTCAGCGAATAGCGGCAATATTTTTGTTCAAACTCAACAGCTTAGAGTAACGAATGGCGCTCAATTTGGAACAGTATCCTTAGTTTCTGGTCAAGCAGGAACGGTAACCATTAATGCTTCGGAATCTGTGACTGTAGAAGGAACGGCTCGCCCTACTCAGTTCGATTTAGATCCGCGACTAACACCTGAAGTGCGACAGGGGCTGCTTCGATTTCAAATTGATCCCTCTAGTGTTAAGGTCGATCGTCCTGTTTCCAGCATTATTGGCTCAGGCGGCGGACTAAGAAATCTATTTACTGAGCAAGTTACAAATTTCTCTCTGACTTCAATGAGTCGGGCTGGAAGTGTAACGATTGATAGTCCCAAAATTCAGGTCAAGGATGCCCGAATCACGGTTCAAAATGCAGGAATCGGGGATGCTGGTGAACTGACGCTGAATGCGAATCAAATTCAACTCAATCGAGGAGGCGCAATCACAGCTTCTACCTTCAGTGGTAACGGCGGAAACGTTGTAGTAAATGCAGATCAGCTATGGATAAGGGATAGAAGTGAGATTACGACGAATGCAGGGGCAGGCGGAAACGGAGGCAGTATTGGATTAACTTCGGGTGTCTTGGCTGTATTAAACAATAGTCGCATTAGCGCCAACGCGGAGCGCGGACGAGGTGGCAATGTTCAAATCACGGCTCAAGGCGTGTTTAATGACCGCAGTAGCTTAATTAGCGCAACCTCCGATCGTGGACCTGAATTCGATGGAACGGTTCAAATTAATGCACTTGAATCCCAACTTCAGCGATCGAGCTTAAGAGTTTTACCCACACCCGAAGGTTCTAAAATTGCGACAATTTGCCCCTCACAAGCCGATCCTCGTGCTAGTACGCTGATCGATAACGGAACAGGCGGAATTCAAAGCAATCCAACTGATTCACTCAGTAGCCGTCAAGGATGGCTGCCAAAAGCTCCAGCTTCTACAACCCGATCGCAGCCAATCTTTCGATCAAATCCTTCAACTGAAATTCAAGATTGGGTACTCAACCCCGATCAAAAAACAGTGAGGCTCATCGTTGCAGGACGGGGCACTCCATACGCAACAAGCACTTCGCCTTGCTAACTTGCATATTCTGAATTACGAACTTAAGCTAGAGATGGCGCATCACCACTTCAAGATCACCTCTACTTGTTGAGAGTACTGTGTTGCTAACTGCGTTACAAGCTCAAGCCCTTCCACTACAACCAATTCCTAGCTTAAATCTACCTCCAGCGACTCCAGCGACTCCACCACCGCTTTTGCCCCGTGTCAGTCCTCCTGAGATTATCAATTCTCCTAGTTCTCAGCCGGAGTCGCAAACTTCTTCCCCCCGGACAATTCGAGTCAAAGAGTTTAGGTTTCAGGGAAATACGGTTTTCACGCAACAACAACTGAGCGAAGTTGTTGCTAGTTTTATTGGGCGTGACATCAGCATTGCTGAACTACTTCAAACGAGTGCAGCAATCCGAAAATTCTATACGGATCGTGGCTATCTTGTTGCAGGTGCATTCATTCCAGAGGTAGGAAATGAGGCACTTGATCCGCAGGCTGCTATCGTCACGATTCGAGTTGTCGAAGGTACGGTTGAGCAAATCAAAGTGACTGGCGACGATCGTTTTGCCGAATATGTTCAATCTCGCCTCGAACGAGCAACTCGTCCAATTTTGCAGGAGCAGCGTTTAATTGAAGTGCTTCGACTTCTACAGGCTGACCCGCGCATCCAAACCATTTCAGCCGTTCTCAATCCCGGCACTGAACCGAATACAAGGATTTTAGAGGTTCAAATCGCAACGAATTCAACGTTTAGCGGCTCTGTGGAACTGAATAATCAACGATCGCAACTTGTTGGAAGATTAGAAAGACGAATTGATCTAAAACAAGTCAACTTACTAGGATTGGGTGATGATCTCAGTCTCTTCTACGCCAACACTAATGGCAGCAATACGATAGGCACAACCTACACGATTCCTGTCAATGTTCAAAACGGAACTGTGCAGCTAAGTGCAACGTGGCTAAATAGCCGAATTATTGAGGAACCCTTTGATGAAGCAGATATCCGCTCAAGTTCAACATTTTACGATCTAACCTTCCGTCAGCCAATTGTTCAACGAGCGACAGAAGAATCAATCCAAGAACTTGCGCTTGGCATTACAGCTTCTCATAGTGAAAGCCGTTCCTCAATCTTAGGTGTTCCCTTTCCATTGTCTCCAGGTGCAGATGATCAGGGACGAACTCGGATCTCAGCGATTCGGCTTTTCCAAGAGTGGACACAACGTAGCGATTCTTCTGTTTTCGCTGCGCGATCGCACTTCAGTTTCGGAATCAATGCCTTGAACTCAACGATCAATCGCGATGCTCCAGATAGCCGATTTCTGAGTTGGCGAGGGCAGTTTTTGTGGTTACAACGGGTTAATTCTCAGCTTGATATTTTCTTGCGATCGCAGTTGCAATTTAGCGCTAGCTTCGCTCCAGGTGGTGACCATGCTTTAGTTCCCACAGAGCAATTTAGTTTAGGTGGCTCATCTACTGTGCGGGGTTATGCGCAGAACGCGGCTCTAAATGATAACGGAATTTTCGGATCAGCTGAATTTAGAATCGGATTACTTCGCAACGATTCGACAAGCCTGCTCCTGATTCCTTTTGTTGATATGGGTAGAGCATGGAACAGGAATGGAAATGATTCCAACACGCTTGCATCTCTAGGATTGGGGTTGCAGTGGACTCAGAACGATCTACAAGTTCGAGCAAACTACGCCTTTCCATTGACGACCCTGGAGAATCAAAGCCCCCAAGCGAATCAATTTGACTTCTCAGTTCAATACAATTTCTCTTTTTAACGCTGCTTATTTAGGAGTTCTTCACCGTGAGTCGGATTCATCGTATTCTGATTTCTCTTTTCATGGGGCTATGCTTAGTTGTTGGGCTTTCATGGTTGCCTCAGATCGGTAATTTTGCCCGCGCTCAAGTCAATCAACCGATTGATCCG
It encodes:
- a CDS encoding two-partner secretion domain-containing protein, which codes for MLRNLSSAFILSLGMGLVSANAGISQVTPDKTLPTPSEVTPGCTNCIINGGIQRGGNLFHSFQEFSIPTGGQVLFNNGLDVQNIFSRVTGSQPSIIDGILRANGIANLFLINPNGIQFGVNAQLNIGGSFLATTADAVQFDNRTQFNAKSPTPLFSNRAPVGLTFTNPALIQVDGVGHQQLVTSLQGGFASRLAFTGQGQATSGLRVQPNQTLALIGGDVVLNGGLLTAPAGQVEIGSVKTGIVGLSNTASGFRFDYTQSSQLGSISLLKQSAIDTTGDRFSNIRLRGSTINLNDASLLVIENTGIGTVGDIELQADQQINVIGLTSFNRQDQLPLVQKISRSITSLTTSGTGANILLSSPNIRLTDSAYISALTLGNGNAGNIQVQANRLDIQGIAETEAAAIASSMTTSTYGIGRGGSIDINANQVEVSRSGLIYTTTYNLGQAGNISINSQSLSLDGGDLRIAVVANTFPSAALTFLPTSLGSNSVSSANSGNIFVQTQQLRVTNGAQFGTVSLVSGQAGTVTINASESVTVEGTARPTQFDLDPRLTPEVRQGLLRFQIDPSSVKVDRPVSSIIGSGGGLRNLFTEQVTNFSLTSMSRAGSVTIDSPKIQVKDARITVQNAGIGDAGELTLNANQIQLNRGGAITASTFSGNGGNVVVNADQLWIRDRSEITTNAGAGGNGGSIGLTSGVLAVLNNSRISANAERGRGGNVQITAQGVFNDRSSLISATSDRGPEFDGTVQINALESQLQRSSLRVLPTPEGSKIATICPSQADPRASTLIDNGTGGIQSNPTDSLSSRQGWLPKAPASTTRSQPIFRSNPSTEIQDWVLNPDQKTVRLIVAGRGTPYATSTSPC
- a CDS encoding ShlB/FhaC/HecB family hemolysin secretion/activation protein, with translation MLLTALQAQALPLQPIPSLNLPPATPATPPPLLPRVSPPEIINSPSSQPESQTSSPRTIRVKEFRFQGNTVFTQQQLSEVVASFIGRDISIAELLQTSAAIRKFYTDRGYLVAGAFIPEVGNEALDPQAAIVTIRVVEGTVEQIKVTGDDRFAEYVQSRLERATRPILQEQRLIEVLRLLQADPRIQTISAVLNPGTEPNTRILEVQIATNSTFSGSVELNNQRSQLVGRLERRIDLKQVNLLGLGDDLSLFYANTNGSNTIGTTYTIPVNVQNGTVQLSATWLNSRIIEEPFDEADIRSSSTFYDLTFRQPIVQRATEESIQELALGITASHSESRSSILGVPFPLSPGADDQGRTRISAIRLFQEWTQRSDSSVFAARSHFSFGINALNSTINRDAPDSRFLSWRGQFLWLQRVNSQLDIFLRSQLQFSASFAPGGDHALVPTEQFSLGGSSTVRGYAQNAALNDNGIFGSAEFRIGLLRNDSTSLLLIPFVDMGRAWNRNGNDSNTLASLGLGLQWTQNDLQVRANYAFPLTTLENQSPQANQFDFSVQYNFSF